A portion of the Glycine max cultivar Williams 82 chromosome 10, Glycine_max_v4.0, whole genome shotgun sequence genome contains these proteins:
- the LOC100782566 gene encoding protein EXORDIUM-like 5 yields MAAVSSPCSLKHFIYPSFLPYSLTVPSLAEIVTTMLSLFTNLLLFLSLLIGLCNCRVTTTNEEVQTLNTNTHFNPQVPPLRTLSSSKRFEGSSEFVKLKYHMGPVLSSPINIYLIWYGKWPQSQKLLIKDFLNSISDDHHRASPSPSVSDWWRTVSLYTDQTGANISRSVSIAGEYSDLRYSHGTHLTRLSVQDVIATAVQAKPFPVDHRNGIYLILTAEDVTMEDFCRAVCGFHYFTFPSKVGYTLPYAWVGNSGKQCPEVCAYPFAVPGYMGGGGPGHLTPPNGDVGVDGMVSVIGHELAELSSNPLVNAWYAGEDPTAPTEIGDLCEGLYGTGGGGGYIGSVMKDGEGRTFNLNGRNGRKFLVQWIWSPVLKACAGPNALD; encoded by the coding sequence ATGGCAGCTGTCTCCAGCCCATGTTCCCTGAAGCACTTTATATATCCATCCTTCTTACCATATTCACTTACAGTCCCATCCCTAGCTGAAATTGTCACGACCATGTTGTCATTATTCACCAACTTGCTCCTCTTCCTATCCCTGCTAATCGGTCTATGCAATTGCAGGGTAACAACAACAAATGAAGAGGTGCAAACCCTAAACACAAACACTCACTTCAACCCACAGGTCCCACCCCTCCGAACCCTCTCTTCCTCGAAGCGGTTCGAGGGTTCCTCGGAGTTCGTGAAGCTCAAATACCACATGGGACCTGTGCTATCGTCTCCGATCAACATCTACCTCATCTGGTACGGCAAGTGGCCCCAATCCCAGAAGCTCCTCATCAAGGACTTCCTCAACTCAATCTCCGACGACCACCACCGCGCCTCCCCCTCTCCCTCCGTCTCCGACTGGTGGCGCACTGTCTCCCTCTACACCGACCAGACCGGCGCCAACATCTCCCGCTCCGTCTCCATCGCCGGCGAGTACTCCGACCTCCGCTACTCCCACGGCACACACCTCACCCGCCTCTCCGTGCAGGACGTCATCGCCACCGCCGTCCAGGCCAAGCCCTTCCCCGTCGACCACCGCAACGGGATCTACCTAATCCTCACCGCCGAAGACGTCACCATGGAAGACTTCTGCCGCGCCGTCTGCGGTTTCCACTACTTCACCTTCCCATCCAAGGTGGGTTACACGCTCCCTTACGCCTGGGTGGGGAACTCAGGAAAACAGTGTCCCGAGGTTTGCGCTTATCCCTTCGCTGTTCCCGGCTACATGGGCGGCGGCGGCCCCGGCCACCTCACGCCGCCGAACGGCGACGTCGGAGTGGACGGCATGGTGAGCGTGATCGGGCACGAGCTGGCGGAGCTCTCGTCGAACCCGCTGGTGAACGCGTGGTACGCCGGCGAGGACCCCACCGCGCCAACCGAGATCGGAGATTTGTGCGAGGGGTTGTACGGAACGGGTGGTGGCGGCGGTTATATTGGTTCCGTTATGAAAGATGGTGAAGGGAGAACCTTTAATCTTAACGGTAGGAATGGACGGAAGTTTCTAGTGCAGTGGATTTGGAGCCCCGTTTTGAAGGCTTGTGCTGGGCCCAATGCTTTGGATTGA
- the LOC100782027 gene encoding 3-ketoacyl-CoA synthase 11, with translation MADHTPGSGTVSVEASSQERRKLPNFLLSVRLKYVKLGYHYLISNAMYLLLIPLLGVASAHLSTISYQDVVQLWENLKFNLVSVTLCSSLIVFLVTFYFMSRPRGVYLVDFACYKPEPDCTCTREIFMHRSVETGVFSEENLAFQKKILERSGLGQKTYLPPAILSIPPNPCMAEARKEAEQVMFGAIDQLLEKTGVKAKDIGILVVNCSLFNPTPSLSAMIVNHYKLRGNIQSYNLGGMGCSAGLISIDLAKQLLQVHPNSYALVVSMENITLNWYFGNNRSMLVSNCLFRMGGAAVLLSNKSSDRRRAKYQLIHTVRTHKGADDRSYGCVFQEEDEKKTIGVALSKDLMAVAGEALKTNITTLGPLVLPMSEQLLFFATLVARKVFKMKIKPYIPDFKLAFEHFCIHAGGRAVLDELEKNLELSDWHMEPSRMTLNRFGNTSSSSLWYELAYTEAKGRIRKGDRTWQIAFGSGFKCNSAVWRALRTINPAKEKNPWMDEIHEFPVHVPKVATISS, from the exons ATGGCAGATCATACCCCGGGTTCAGGAACCGTTTCTGTTGAAGCTTCTTCacaagaaagaaggaaacttcCAAACTTTCTCCTATCCGTGAGACTTAAGTATGTGAAGCTTGGTTACCACTACTTGATCTCCAATGCTATGTACCTTTTACTCATACCCCTTCTTGGTGTAGCTTCTGCTCATCTTTCAACAATCTCTTACCAAGATGTTGTCCAACTATGGGAAAATCTCAAGTTCAATCTTGTCTCAGTGACTCTATGTTCTAGCCTTATAGTGTTCCTTGTCACCTTTTACTTCATGAGCCGTCCAAGGGGTGTTTACTTGGTGGATTTTGCGTGCTACAAGCCAGAGCCAGATTGCACTTGCACAAGGGAGATTTTCATGCACAGGTCTGTGGAAACTGGTGTGTTTTCGGAGGAGAACTTGGCCTTTCAGAAGAAGATACTTGAGAGGTCTGGTTTGGGACAAAAGACTTACTTGCCCCCAGCAATCTTGAGTATCCCTCCAAACCCTTGTATGGCTGAAGCAAGGAAAGAAGCTGAGCAAGTGATGTTTGGAGCCATTGACCAGCTTCTGGAGAAAACTGGTGTGAAGGCTAAGGATATTGGGATTTTGGTGGTGAATTGCAGCTTGTTCAATCCCACACCTTCTCTCTCTGCAATGATTGTGAACCACTACAAGCTGAGAGGGAATATCCAAAGTTATAATCTTGGTGGCATGGGTTGCAGTGCTGGACTTATCTCTATAGACCTTGCCAAACAGCTCCTCCAG GTTCATCCAAACTCTTATGCCTTAGTGGTGAGCATGGAGAACATCACTCTCAACTGGTATTTTGGCAACAACAGGTCAATGCTAGTCTCAAATTGTCTCTTCAGAATGGGTGGAGCTGCAGTTCTACTCTCCAACAAGTCTTCTGATCGCAGAAGAGCCAAATACCAACTGATCCATACAGTGCGTACTcacaagggtgcagatgacagaTCATATGGTTGTGTCTTccaagaagaagatgagaagAAAACAATTGGTGTGGCACTCTCAAAGGACTTAATGGCTGTTGCAGGAGAAGCCCTCAAGACCAATATCACAACACTTGGCCCATTAGTCCTTCCCATGTCAGAACAGCTCTTGTTTTTTGCAACTTTGGTGGCTAGAAAAGTGttcaagatgaaaataaagCCATACATACCAGACTTCAAGCTAGCTTTTGAGCACTTTTGCATCCATGCTGGAGGAAGAGCAGTGTTGGATGAGTTGGAGAAGAATCTTGAGCTCTCTGATTGGCACATGGAGCCTTCAAGAATGACACTGAACAGGTTTGGCAACACTTCTAGCAGTTCCTTGTGGTATGAATTGGCCTACACTGAAGCTAAAGGGAGGATCAGAAAGGGTGACAGGACTTGGCAGATTGCATTTGGTTCAGGGTTCAAGTGCAACAGTGCTGTGTGGCGTGCATTGAGGACCATTAATCCAGCAAAGGAGAAAAATCCTTGGATGGATGAGATTCACGAGTTTCCTGTTCATGTGCCTAAAGTGGCAACCATTAGTTCCTAA